A window of the Plasmodium vivax chromosome 12, whole genome shotgun sequence genome harbors these coding sequences:
- a CDS encoding merozoite surface protein 7 (MSP7), putative (encoded by transcript PVX_082670A) yields the protein MGGNKNALFLSLLILLLCCAWCEKPGVEKKKKLEEDVIGILRRKLESLQKRSLTNSDGKLKKEIELVKKQIQELQKYEKGEAGKKVDATLGEEPGVESAEEQPLSVEEAGDTQDEDRLDELEGVEDFEEENLEQSEQVEEAEVVEEAEEEAGDAEEEQPAEAEEDGSLLEEAPNSVERKAEGAIAEFEEADVEEGAEADEGVETDEGADADEASLGSFDLEGELIEEDLQESFDLEGEQEEEDLQEGFKSEEEANQGGQLPREIPPHGEEAVEPPLRGNKPSMEYVGNLHSDVGPTEGSANQISPPSVDEKGKEDGDKYKSASQDGGNSVGINNFGGCFQGGNSNGICPLDIFKKVLEDENFLQEFDSFIHNLYGSSKNNTPWGGDKMGNENLYMDLFTNALSFLNTIEVI from the coding sequence atggggggaaacaaaaatgctctcttcctctccttgCTGATACTCCTCCTCTGCTGCGCATGGTGTGAAAAACCcggagtggaaaaaaaaaaaaagttggagGAAGACGTCATAGGCATACTGAGGAGGAAGCTGGAGAGTTTGCAAAAACGCAGCTTAACCAATTCGGATGGAAAattgaagaaagaaattgaattggtgaagaagcaaattcAAGAATTGCAGAAAtatgaaaagggagaggctGGCAAAAAGGTGGACGCCACTTTGGGGGAGGAACCAGGAGTCGAGTCTGCAGAGGAGCAGCCTTTAAGTGTGGAGGAGGCAGGAGACACACAAGATGAAGATCGTTTGGATGAATTAGAAGGTGTAGAAGACTTTGAGGAGGAGAACCTTGAGCAATCGGAGCAAGTGGAGGAGGCAGAGGTAGTcgaagaagcggaggaagaagcgggggATGCGGAAGAGGAGCAGCCCGCGGAGGCTGAGGAGGATGGCAGCTTACTAGAAGAGGCTCCCAACTCGGTAGAAAGAAAAGCAGAAGGTGCCATCGCTGAATTTGAAGAGGCAGATGTGGAAGAAGGTGCGGAAGCGGATGAAGGTGTCGAAACGGATGAAGGGGCAGATGCTGACGAAGCTAGCTTGGGAAGTTTCGACTTAGAGGGAGAACTGATAGAGGAAGATCTACAGGAGAGCTTCGACTTAGAGGGAgaacaggaagaagaagacctGCAGGAGGGCTTCAAATCAGAGGAAGAGGCCAACCAGGGAGGGCAACTCCCCCGAGAGATACCACCACACGGAGAGGAAGCCGTAGAACCTCCCCTGAGGGGAAACAAACCGAGCATGGAATACGTGGGCAATCTGCACAGCGACGTAGGCCCAACTGAAGGCAGTGCCAACCAGATAAGCCCCCCCTCAGTTgacgaaaaagggaaggaagatGGCGACAAATATAAATCTGCATCTCAGGATGGGGGCAACTCAGTGGGGATAAATAACTTCGGAGGCTGCTTCCAGGGGGGCAATTCAAATGGCATCTGTCCTCtggatatttttaaaaaggtgcTAGAAGACGAAAATTTCTTGCAAGAGTTTGACAGCTTTATTCATAACCTGTATGGATCCTCTAAGAACAACACCCCCTGGGGAGGagacaaaatgggaaatgaaAACCTCTACATGGATCTTTTCACCAACGCGCTAAGTTTCCTCAACACGATTGAAGTGATTTAA
- a CDS encoding merozoite surface protein 7 (MSP7) (encoded by transcript PVX_082665A) has product MKGVTGPICCLFLFLFSCASSEKLGVQKKKKNLEQDATHALMKKLESLYKLSATDNSEIFNKEIESLKKQIDQLHQHGGENEGESLGHLLESEAANESAKKTIFGVDEDDLDNYDADFIGQSKGKIKGQADTDNQAQRTADVAAQPGGVSPSTSARPQEPGKTGVTGSPNGLVEAGLVNTKTLQNVGPNGQRAADPQPGRAANLPEGQRTNDPQQGGSESTEGPAVTPRPSSTVTPSDANDAKIKYLDKLYDEVLTTSDNTNGIHVPDYHSKYNTIRQKYEYSMNPVEYEIVKNLFNVGFKNDGAASSDATPLVDVFKKALADETFQAEFDNFVHGLYGFAKRHNYLSEARMKDADRYTNLLKNAISLMYTI; this is encoded by the coding sequence atgaaaggagTCACTGGGCCGATCTGTTGTCTTTTCCTGTTTCTGTTCAGCTGCGCGTCGTCGGAAAAGTTGGGCGtccagaaaaagaaaaaaaatctggaGCAGGACGCGACGCACGCGTTGATGAAGAAGTTGGAAAGTCTGTACAAACTCAGTGCAACGGACAACAgcgaaatttttaacaaagaaATTGAGTCGTTGAAAAAGCAGATTGATCAGTTGCACCAACATGGTGGGGAAAACGAAGGGGAGAGTTTAGGCCACCTTCTAGAAAGCGAGGCCGCCAATGAGTCAGCCAAAAAGACCATTTTTGGAGTGGACGAAGACGATTTAGATAACTACGACGCGGACTTCATTGGACAGAGCAAAGGCAAAATTAAGGGGCAAGCGGATACAGACAACCAAGCTCAGAGAACTGCTGACGTGGCGGCCCAACCCGGGGGTGTATCACCTTCTACGAGTGCCCGACCACAGGAACCAGGAAAAACCGGAGTGACAGGTAGTCCAAATGGCTTAGTAGAAGCAGGTTTGGTAAACACCAAAACACTTCAAAATGTAGGACCTAATGGGCAACGAGCTGCGGATCCCCAGCCAGGGCGAGCAGCAAATCTACCAGAAGGGCAACGTACAAATGACCCCCAACAAGGCGGAAGCGAATCAACGGAAGGACCAGCCGTTACTCCGCGACCATCTTCGACAGTCACTCCATCAGATGCGAACGATGCGAAAATTAAGTACTTAGACAAACTGTATGATGAGGTTCTAACGACCTCAGATAATACTAATGGGATCCACGTGCCGGACTACCACAGCAAATACAACACGATAAGGCAGAAGTATGAATATAGCATGAACCCAGTGGAGTATGAAATTGTGAAGAATCTTTTTAACGTCGGTTTTAAGAATGATGGGGCGGCATCTTCAGATGCTACTCCCCTAGTtgacgtttttaaaaaagcgttAGCTGACGAGACATTTCAAGCCGAGTTTGATAACTTTGTACATGGGCTGTACGGATTTGCTAAAAGGCATAACTACCTAAGTGAGGCGCGGATGAAGGATGCTGATCGCTACACCAATCTGCTAAAGAACGCCATCAGCTTGATGTACACCATTTGA
- a CDS encoding merozoite surface protein 7 (MSP7), putative (encoded by transcript PVX_082680A), with amino-acid sequence MKKKIVLFGSLFVLLSCSTVSSEKLGIQKKKKNLEQDATHALMKKLESLYKLSATDNSEIFNKEIESLKKQIDQLHQHGGENEGESLGHLLESEAANESTKKTIFGVDEDDLDNYDGDFTGQSKGKFKGHSFKAQKKVEGNDENIGGVPVTGNSASNSQSTGGSGSQNASPPQGSPSDSAQGSQVTNSTGSTVTLNAPSSSHSTGQPQQSAGVSLPTGTAETVASNTAQTSPPAGSPGGQAATSGQPESGRVPNVKYLDKLYDEVLKTTDAKDEIHVPPFHSKYNDFRKKYEFTMNEREYQIVKNLFDAFFKKDGNPSPADAVSFFKKMLNDPNVQKEFDNFVHGLYGFAKRHNYLRGERMTDTKLYDELLKNVVNLLNTIEVK; translated from the coding sequence atgaagaaaaaaattgtactcTTCGGTTCCCTCTTTGTGCTGCTTTCGTGCAGCACCGTGTCGTCTGAAAAGTTAGGCAtccagaagaagaaaaaaaatctggaGCAGGACGCGACGCACGCGTTGATGAAGAAGTTGGAGAGTTTGTATAAACTCAGCGCGACGGATAACAgcgaaatttttaacaaagaaATTGAGTCGTTGAAAAAGCAGATTGATCAGTTGCACCAACATGGTGGGGAAAACGAAGGGGAGAGTTTAGGCCACCTTCTAGAAAGCGAGGCCGCCAACGAGTCAACCAAGAAGACCATTTTCGGCGTGGACGAAGACGATCTGGATAACTACGATGGGGACTTCACCGGGCAGAGCAAGGGCAAATTTAAGGGCCACTCATTTAAGGCTCAAAAGAAAGTCGAGggaaatgatgaaaatattgGCGGTGTGCCCGTCACAGGTAATTCAGCTAGCAACAGCCAGTCCACAGGAGGTTCGGGTTCCCAGAATGCTTCTCCACCCCAAGGTAGTCCCAGTGATAGTGCACAAGGATCACAAGTCACAAACAGCACAGGAAGCACAGTAACTTTAAATGCACCAAGTTCGAGTCACTCCACAGGTCAACCACAACAAAGCGCTGGAGTTTCACTCCCCACAGGGACTGCTGAAACAGTCGCCTCAAATACAGCACAGACTTCCCCCCCAGCGGGATCACCAGGAGGTCAGGCCGCCACCTCAGGACAACCCGAAAGTGGACGCGTCCCGAATGTAAAGTACCTGGACAAGCTTTACGACGAAGTGCTTAAAACGACGGACGCAAAGGACGAAATTCACGTCCCCCCCTTCCACAGCAAATATAACGATTTTCGAAAGAAGTACGAATTTACGATGAACGAGAGGGAGTACCAGATTGTAAAAAACCTGTTTGACGCCTTCTTCAAGAAGGATGGTAACCCCAGCCCTGCTGACGCAGtcagcttttttaaaaagatgtTGAATGATCCAAATGTACAGAAAGAATTTGACAACTTTGTGCATGGCCTGTACGGATTTGCAAAACGCCACAATTATTTGAGGGGCGAGAGGATGACGGATACGAAACTATACGATGAGCTGCTGAAAAATGTCGTAAATTTGCTGAACACGATTGAAGTAAAGTAA
- a CDS encoding merozoite surface protein 7 (MSP7) (encoded by transcript PVX_082675A), translating to MNRKVNLFSSSFICLFLLAQRPTWGADASDGVPMLFNDENHLPNSLNRKLRNLNEIVQEDVSENSHEVDELEKHEEEEEDVEVEEEQHEQQHGHTVEDPREGDEGNENDPQEGTHEQDDEDFMGQWTEVMANEEGDSGEGEDDTDSEDDAEGESNTHSPRSPPVEGSDATVLQAEPSTALSDSSNSAQIGQQGVHRPPAGLADQTTQRTGDQGADGPHGDSGAATSRAGGSAERGPSGERPQERAPGGTPELPANSVPQREGRSDALPQEQQAQSEVVRSERQSGAAADGGAQPSERPAAPPQQTSRDTPPKGTADSNDAKIKYLDKLYDEVLTTSDNTSGIHVPDYHSKYNTIRQKYEYSMNPVEYEIVKNLFNVGFKNDGAASSDATPLVDVFKKALADEKFQAEFDNFVHGLYGFAKRHSYLSKERMGDTTRYSDLLKNAISLMNTIEVN from the coding sequence ATGAACAGAAaggttaatttattttcctcctcctttatCTGCCTTTTCCTGCTGGCGCAACGTCCAACATGGGGTGCAGACGCGTCAGATGGGGTCCCAATGCTTTTCAATGACGAGAATCATTTGCCAAATTCGCTGAACAGAAAATTGCGAAACTTAAATGAAATTGTGCAAGAGGACGTGTCGGAAAATTCCCACGAAGTGGACGAATTGGAAAAgcacgaagaggaagaggaagatgtagaagtggaggaagagcaGCATGAGCAACAGCATGGCCACACGGTGGAGGATCCCAGGGAGGGGGACGAAGGAAACGAAAATGACCCTCAAGAAGGCACCCATGAACAGGACGACGAGGATTTCATGGGACAATGGACTGAAGTTATGGCGAATGAAGAGGGTGATTCAGGAGAGGGGGAGGATGACACAGATTCTGAAGATGATGCTGAGGGGGAGTCGAACACTCACTCACCTCGTTCACCACCTGTGGAAGGAAGCGATGCGACGGTTTTGCAAGCAGAGCCATCTACAGCACTGTCAGACTCCAGTAACTCTGCACAAATAGGACAACAAGGTGTCCACCGACCCCCAGCTGGCCTAGCAGATCAAACGACTCAGAGGACTGGAGACCAAGGAGCTGATGGGCCACATGGAGATTCAGGAGCTGCGACATCGAGAGCAGGAGGTTCAGCAGAAAGGGGACCTTCAGGTGAAAGACCACAAGAACGCGCACCTGGTGGAACACCAGAATTACCAGCTAACAGTGTACCACAAAGAGAAGGAAGATCAGACGCGCTCCCTCAAGAACAACAGGCACAAAGTGAAGTAGTTAGAAGTGAACGACAAAGCGGCGCAGCTGCAGATGGTGGAGCTCAGCCAAGTGAAAGACCAGCTGCACCTCCGCAACAAACATCAAGAGACACTCCACCAAAAGGCACCGCTGACTCGAATGATGCCAAAATTAAGTACCTGGATAAGCTCTATGATGAGGTTCTAACCACGTCAGACAATACCAGCGGGATCCACGTGCCGGACTACCACAGCAAATACAACACGATAAGGCAGAAGTATGAATATAGCATGAACCCAGTGGAGTATGAAATTGTGAAGAATCTTTTTAACGTCGGTTTTAAGAATGATGGGGCGGCATCTTCAGATGCTACTCCCCTAGTtgacgtttttaaaaaagcgttAGCTGACGAGAAATTTCAGGCCGAATTTGACAACTTTGTGCACGGGCTGTACGGATTTGCTAAAAGACACAGCTACTTAAGTAAGGAACGGATGGGGGACACGACGCGCTACTCAGATTTGCTAAAGAACGCCATCAGCTTGATGAACACCATTGAGGTGAACTGA
- a CDS encoding merozoite surface protein 7 (MSP7) (encoded by transcript PVX_082685A): MRGKYVMMSSFLFFLSLHTVPCEKLGIQKKKKNLEQDAMHALMKKLESLYKLSATDNGEIFNKEIDALKKQIDQLQQHGGDNEGESLGHLLENEAADDSGKKTIFGVDEDDLDNYDADFIGQGKKIITKGAADKEEEEEDDEDEEAVEGDEEAGERDEAEAEAVRGDTSHQSGSGDLTPSPPGSSERAPAVAPGETPRVTATSQGPSQTHNPGSSGNAEPNSASARTPPAAAEAPLPQPASPDVSTSGEESPNGRVPNVKYLDKLYDEVLKTTDAKDEIHVPPFHSKYNDFRKKYEFTMNEREYQIVKNLFDAFFKKDGNPSPADAVSFFKKMLNDPNVQKEFDNFVHGLYGFAKRHNYLRDERMNLTDAHKSLFVNTLSLLDTLQAK, from the coding sequence atgAGGGGCAAGTACGTGATGATgtcttccttcctttttttcctctcgcTGCATACGGTGCCGTGTGAAAAGCTGGGCAtccagaagaagaaaaaaaatctggaGCAGGATGCCATGCACGCGTTGATGAAGAAGTTGGAAAGTTTGTACAAACTCAGCGCGACGGACAACGGAGAAATTTTCAACAAAGAAATTGATGCTTTAAAGAAACAAATCGATCAACTGCAGCAACATGGTGGGGATAATGAAGGGGAGAGTTTAGGCCACCTTCTAGAAAACGAGGCGGCAGACGATTCGGGCAAGAAAACAATTTTTGGAGTAGATGAAGACGACCTGGATAACTACGACGCGGACTTTATCGGGCaagggaagaaaattataacgAAGGGGGCGGCTgacaaagaagaagaagaggaagatgatgaggatgaagaagctgtTGAAGGGGATGAAGAAGCTGGTGAAAGGGatgaagcagaagcagaagcagtaAGAGGGGACACTTCTCATCAATCAGGTTCAGGTGATTTAACCCCAAGTCCCCCTGGATCTAGTGAACGCGCACCAGCCGTTGCACCAGGTGAAACTCCCAGGGTTACTGCTACATCACAGGGGCCCTCACAAACGCACAACCCAGGATCATCTGGAAACGCAGAACCAAATTCCGCAAGTGCGAGAACCCCCCCAGCAGCCGCGGAAGCTCCATTACCACAACCGGCATCACCAGATGTAAGCACCTCTGGGGAAGAATCTCCAAATGGACGCGTCCCCAATGTGAAGTACCTGGACAAGCTCTACGACGAAGTGCTTAAAACGACGGACGCAAAGGACGAAATTCACGTCCCCCCCTTCCACAGCAAATATAACGATTTTCGAAAGAAGTACGAATTTACGATGAACGAGAGGGAGTACCAGATTGTAAAAAACCTGTTTGACGCCTTCTTCAAGAAGGATGGTAACCCCAGCCCTGCTGACGCAGtcagcttttttaaaaagatgtTGAATGATCCAAATGTACAGAAAGAATTTGACAACTTTGTGCATGGCCTGTACGGATTTGCAAAACGCCACAACTACTTGAGGGACGAGAGGATGAACCTGACCGACGCGCACAAAAGTTTGTTTGTAAATACGTTAAGTTTGCTGGACACCCTTCAGGCGAAGTGA
- a CDS encoding hypothetical protein (encoded by transcript PVX_082660A) translates to MRKNIFLLGSILLFISLHCVSPEKLGLKKKRNSIEGDVLSLLERRLAILYKLSASDKSEIFTKEIESIKKHMNMLKQRGWENMEGNISATLKKGPNREMEKYAGMVGADKGNLIEREMEFFGQEEIKFEGSVDGEEASGDVKRGQAVGKAASKAKIKAVGKMAGMAARIAAGKVAG, encoded by the coding sequence atgagaaaaaatattttcctgcTGGGGTCCATTTTGCTATTCATTTCCCTCCACTGTGTATCGCCTGAAAAGTTAGGcctgaaaaaaaagcgcaactCAATAGAGGGTGACGTTTTAAGCTTGCTGGAGAGGCGGCTAGCAATTCTGTACAAGTTGAGTGCGTCCGACAAGAGTGAAATATTTACCAAAGAAATTGAGTCgataaaaaaacacatgaACATGCTGAAGCAACGTGGTTGGGAGAACATGGAGGGAAACATCAGCGcaactttaaaaaaggggcccAATAGGGAGatggaaaaatatgcagGAATGGTCGGGGCGGATAAGGGCAATTTGATCGAGAGGGAAATGGAGTTCTTCGGAcaggaggaaataaaattcgAGGGAAGCGTGGACGGTGAGGAGGCATCCGGAGATGTTAAACGGGGTCAAGCGGTGGGTAAGGCGGCAAGTAAAGCGAAGATTAAAGCGGTTGGTAAAATGGCGGGTATGGCGGCGAGAATAGCGGCTGGTAAAGTGGCGGGTTAG